A window of Salvia splendens isolate huo1 chromosome 8, SspV2, whole genome shotgun sequence genomic DNA:
TTAACGCCACTCATACAGCCATACGTGAATTTTGCTGTTTCCAACAATTCAAATTGCCTTATAATGTAAAATTGGATAACTTAGTCTTGGACTGAGTTAGAATCACATAGCGAATGTAAAGACTGAAATGTCTAATTGAGCTTTAACGAGCAATAGGGCCCAAATTACATGTCTATTTTTCCATAAAACTACTGCCTTTAAAGATACAGCATTCAAATATACCACTCTATGCTAAACAAGCCTTTGATAACGAGTTTTGGCCTGGGTTCGAACAGATTTCATGGGAGAGACTCGAACTTGCATGAATTGTGACCTGTCACAGAACAAAAGTTTATTTTAGTACAGTAAGAAATTATTACACTAACACATTgaatcattaaaaaaaaagaaaagaaaaacagagATCTATACACAATTGACATCTTGTAGAATTAATCATTAGCTAAGAAGGGAAAACATTAGCTTAGACATGTTAGAGTACTATATAGATCAAAATAATTTTTCTACTTTAATTTCCCCTTTTTCCCTTTTCTCTTTTTAAACGGAAAAACTCACAACAGGCAAATAACATGATCATGTTGCTTCTACTACTGTGGAAATCCTCATTTTGTGATCtcactaattttttccaatttcaaAATCCGATTGCaagaaatttatttatatattcaaattCAGAATGAAAGTATCACAAAGCTGTCACATTCACATAAAGAATTCCCTGATCTAAATAGGCAAATGGAATAATCTTAAAATGGCAGCAAATCAACATTAAGATGTATACAAAACCTAGAATATCATAAAAATACAGTGATCTTACTTGGATCGAGATCAGATATAAGTGCAGCAGCATTGAAATAACAACTGCCTCCTTTGTGCTTCATGTTTTGATAGTAGCTGTTGAATGCATATGAGGAGTGGTCCTTGACTGTGTTAGGAAGGTAGCACGGCCCATTCTCTCTGATGGCGCTGCAGTCCGCGCCATTGCTGCAAGCCCACTTCATGGCTTGGTCCAGCACATCCTCCGGGGTTTGCTCGTCCGCTATGCAATAGTCTTGGAACTGTCCATCTAAAACCATCCCAAAATTAATCCAATAATCAATACCTCATTTATCCAGTGTAAATCTGCATAAATTTAATGAAAATGTTACCAGAATTATGTAATAGCGAGAGCAGGAAGAAGAGAGCAATTAGAGTCTTGATCAATATCTTCATCACAAATgatttcagttttctcttgtgTACAAAAATGTATAAGGGGGTGTGGCTTCAAAGGCAAAACTCCTATCTTTTTATAAAGATGGATATGGAGGTTAAATTTTTAGCTTTTCCTGCACATATCAACGTAAAAGATAAAAATGGAATGTGGTAATTAGTAATTACTCCAATTCTCATTCTTCAACCTTTGTAATCAGTTGCCAGTTATTATGCTGATTGCCTTACCAATTTGTACTTGCATTCTCTTATTATACTGCTTGACTGGAACTAGTCATACGCATAGAGTAATTACTAAACAAAATTATGTGCATTTCACATTTTCCGATTTTCGTGTT
This region includes:
- the LOC121744010 gene encoding PLASMODESMATA CALLOSE-BINDING PROTEIN 3-like — encoded protein: MKILIKTLIALFFLLSLLHNSDGQFQDYCIADEQTPEDVLDQAMKWACSNGADCSAIRENGPCYLPNTVKDHSSYAFNSYYQNMKHKGGSCYFNAAALISDLDPSHNSCKFESLP